One region of Thermotoga sp. genomic DNA includes:
- a CDS encoding RNase H family protein, giving the protein GFPGAEYKSFEKIEDARAYLEGKDECICPELDEKTMLAYVDGSYGEVCGSGVVLCYRGKKEKYYFWTDVSEFKDSRNIAGEIMAALFAMDCALRRGAQKLILRHDLEGLEKWATEEYRTKELVTRVYKYFYEQFRKKGLEVVFEKVKSHSGDFCNDEADRLAKKAAKREANVEWTLRDFEYLLEREKDQ; this is encoded by the coding sequence AGGGTTTTCCAGGAGCAGAGTACAAAAGTTTTGAGAAGATAGAAGACGCAAGAGCGTATCTTGAGGGGAAAGACGAGTGCATCTGTCCGGAACTGGACGAAAAAACGATGCTTGCCTACGTTGACGGGAGCTACGGAGAAGTTTGTGGTTCTGGTGTGGTTCTGTGTTACAGGGGAAAGAAAGAGAAGTACTATTTCTGGACGGACGTTTCAGAGTTCAAAGACTCAAGGAACATAGCCGGCGAGATCATGGCAGCACTTTTTGCCATGGACTGTGCCTTGAGACGGGGAGCACAAAAACTCATTCTCAGGCACGATCTTGAAGGGCTGGAGAAGTGGGCAACAGAAGAGTACAGAACAAAAGAGCTGGTAACACGTGTTTATAAGTACTTCTACGAACAGTTTCGCAAGAAAGGTCTTGAAGTGGTTTTTGAAAAGGTGAAAAGTCACTCCGGAGACTTTTGCAACGATGAAGCTGACAGACTGGCAAAGAAGGCGGCGAAAAGAGAAGCAAACGTTGAGTGGACTTTGAGGGATTTTGAATATCTTCTAGAAAGAGAAAAAGACCAATAA
- a CDS encoding MMPL family transporter, protein MFEKYTSFVFKNRKKILVVVLVLNILALFGLFKLHFTTEFSILMPQKSHQKEIYERMNGIFKSGEQLVVMVKINIDPLSREGIDEIFQIKERLSSIKGVKTVIPPVPEKFPVGFRLVETKNMSEKQYRDFLSYVQNMEDLLNVRKVEDGYYILFMILPKESIQTEEIEKALSNYEHYLSGTQFLEGQIFRYLLFMLLSLPPLAVVLLLSVFRIQLGRFKYAILSLIPAGFAALWTLGYVMGWMGQNLSIITVLVPIFTIVMGSADGLHFVSHFLERKKEGESTFNAIKDTLESVGRAMILTTLTTMAGFLSFLTLNSQSMKQMGLLAAVGIGLAGVSTWIVLPVMLSKVENVEIRGRENGLAQLFQRLSKRAWIVTLVVLLVFLPGTFFLKADLNILKLYKSYTKVRKNVEKIEKVFRRALPVYAVFESKDPLSPAFVQKVLSMEEKLKSKGYDAFSVYDILVKMNEHLFKEEGYPKILARALILRRLLPEEYADNFIFGNTGRALIFLDNLDRDTLEEVERIVKESGFQVTGLPYIIKEMNDSIVPQQVLSVVLAVSMVFLLLVLFQKSFVYPAKAIVPVSLSLVSLFGFMGLSRIPLNLITANMAGIVIGVGIDYAIHVTELFRYYKDIEKTVRIASTPILANAFGLSIGLSALILSPFTFHAYLVAIMWVTMTVSSLMSLVILPKLLEVKR, encoded by the coding sequence TTGTTTGAAAAGTACACCTCTTTTGTTTTCAAAAACAGAAAGAAGATCCTCGTTGTGGTGCTGGTACTGAACATTTTAGCACTCTTTGGTCTTTTCAAGCTCCATTTCACGACCGAGTTTTCCATTTTGATGCCTCAGAAATCCCACCAGAAAGAGATCTATGAGAGAATGAACGGTATCTTCAAAAGTGGGGAACAGCTTGTGGTGATGGTAAAGATAAACATAGATCCTCTGAGTAGAGAGGGAATAGACGAGATCTTTCAAATAAAGGAAAGGCTTTCTTCTATCAAGGGTGTGAAAACGGTCATACCACCTGTTCCAGAGAAGTTCCCTGTTGGCTTCAGACTGGTGGAGACAAAAAACATGTCCGAAAAGCAGTACAGGGACTTTCTGAGTTACGTTCAAAACATGGAAGATCTTCTCAACGTAAGGAAAGTAGAGGATGGGTACTACATTCTCTTCATGATACTACCGAAGGAGAGCATACAAACTGAAGAGATAGAAAAAGCCCTGTCCAACTACGAACATTACCTCTCTGGAACGCAATTCCTAGAAGGCCAGATATTTCGCTACCTTCTCTTCATGCTTTTGTCACTTCCCCCACTTGCCGTCGTTCTCCTCCTGAGCGTGTTCAGGATACAACTTGGAAGGTTCAAATACGCCATCTTATCTTTGATACCGGCGGGTTTTGCTGCTCTCTGGACGCTTGGCTACGTGATGGGATGGATGGGACAGAACCTTTCCATTATCACTGTTCTGGTTCCCATATTCACCATCGTCATGGGAAGTGCCGATGGACTTCACTTCGTCTCGCACTTTCTTGAGCGAAAGAAAGAGGGAGAGAGCACGTTCAACGCCATCAAAGATACTCTTGAGAGTGTTGGAAGGGCGATGATCCTCACCACGCTCACCACTATGGCAGGGTTCCTTTCTTTCCTCACCCTGAATTCTCAGTCTATGAAGCAGATGGGACTCCTCGCGGCTGTGGGAATCGGTCTTGCGGGAGTCTCAACGTGGATCGTACTTCCTGTGATGCTCTCAAAAGTGGAAAATGTTGAGATCAGAGGGAGAGAAAATGGCCTGGCCCAGCTCTTTCAGAGACTTTCAAAGCGAGCGTGGATCGTCACACTGGTGGTTCTCCTCGTTTTCCTTCCGGGTACATTCTTTCTGAAGGCAGATCTCAACATCCTGAAACTCTACAAAAGCTACACAAAGGTCAGAAAGAACGTGGAGAAAATAGAAAAAGTCTTCAGGAGGGCACTGCCCGTTTATGCCGTCTTCGAGTCAAAGGATCCGCTCTCTCCAGCTTTTGTACAGAAGGTCCTTTCGATGGAAGAAAAGTTGAAGAGTAAAGGGTACGATGCTTTTTCTGTCTACGATATCCTTGTGAAAATGAACGAGCATTTGTTCAAGGAAGAAGGTTACCCAAAGATCCTCGCAAGAGCGCTAATACTCAGAAGACTCCTGCCAGAAGAGTACGCAGACAACTTCATCTTTGGAAACACAGGAAGAGCTCTCATCTTCCTGGACAACTTGGACAGGGATACTCTCGAGGAAGTGGAACGCATAGTGAAAGAAAGTGGCTTTCAGGTGACGGGACTTCCATACATCATAAAAGAGATGAACGACTCGATCGTTCCTCAGCAGGTACTTTCGGTGGTACTCGCTGTCAGTATGGTCTTTCTGCTGCTTGTTTTGTTTCAAAAGAGCTTTGTCTATCCAGCAAAAGCGATTGTTCCTGTTTCACTGTCACTTGTTTCACTCTTTGGTTTCATGGGACTTTCCAGGATTCCCCTGAACCTGATCACAGCGAACATGGCCGGAATAGTGATCGGGGTGGGTATAGACTACGCCATACACGTGACGGAGCTGTTCAGATACTATAAAGACATAGAAAAAACGGTGAGAATCGCATCCACACCCATCCTGGCGAACGCTTTTGGTCTTTCCATCGGCCTTTCTGCCCTGATTCTCTCACCCTTTACCTTCCATGCTTATCTTGTTGCGATCATGTGGGTAACTATGACAGTGAGTTCTCTCATGAGTCTTGTGATCCTTCCAAAACTCCTGGAGGTGAAGAGATGA
- a CDS encoding MBL fold metallo-hydrolase — MKKNEYVSTLLEPNVWHIADYRGDSMYLVVGEEKALLIDTGMGGGDLKGYIRSITEKPVEVVLTHAHWDHIMQANQFEKVYLNHRDLQLIELFKIDVDYRNFLNVREGDRFDLGGRKLEVIEVPGHTPGSIVLLDRENKLLFSGDSVGAGHTWMHLPGCLPLREYLKSLEKLRKTDSFEKIYHGHLSGTQMKPFGPGYLEDLMKAVKGVIDGSLKGEPYPYGNFKGVYVTYGTAVLVYDPENV; from the coding sequence ATGAAAAAGAACGAATACGTCTCCACTCTTCTTGAACCCAATGTATGGCACATTGCTGACTATAGAGGAGATAGCATGTATCTGGTGGTGGGGGAAGAGAAAGCCCTTCTCATAGACACCGGTATGGGGGGAGGAGACCTGAAGGGATACATAAGATCCATCACAGAAAAACCAGTGGAGGTTGTTCTCACACATGCCCACTGGGATCACATCATGCAGGCCAACCAGTTCGAGAAGGTGTATCTCAACCACAGGGACCTTCAGCTCATAGAACTGTTCAAGATTGATGTGGATTACAGAAATTTCCTGAATGTGAGAGAAGGGGACAGATTCGATCTGGGTGGTAGAAAACTTGAGGTGATCGAAGTTCCCGGACACACTCCAGGCTCGATCGTTCTTCTGGACAGAGAGAACAAACTTCTGTTCAGTGGTGATTCAGTTGGAGCAGGACACACCTGGATGCACCTTCCAGGGTGCCTTCCGTTGAGAGAGTACCTCAAGAGTCTGGAAAAATTGAGGAAAACTGACAGCTTTGAGAAGATCTACCACGGACATCTGAGCGGCACGCAGATGAAACCTTTTGGACCGGGTTACCTGGAAGATCTGATGAAGGCTGTAAAGGGAGTGATTGACGGATCTCTGAAGGGTGAGCCCTATCCCTACGGGAATTTCAAAGGTGTCTATGTAACGTACGGCACGGCAGTGTTGGTGTACGATCCGGAGAATGTTTGA